Genomic segment of Halorussus sp. MSC15.2:
AAGAGCCAGAGCCGATTACGCGGTCTTGATTTCCTCCCACGCCTTAATCCAAGCATCCTCGTTCTCGACGGCCTTGAACGGAATCATCTCTTGGAGGCGCGAGGGGTCGACCGCACCGTACATCTCGTTCTCCTCGTCGCTGAGGTGGTTCTGGGTGTTGGGGTTGACGCTGGGCGAGTAGCCGACCTTCGCGAGTTTCGCGCCGAGTTCGGGAGCGATGAACTCGTTGACGACCTTCCACGCCGTCTCCTTGTTCTGGGACTCCTTCGAGACGACGGCCGACTCGAACCACGCCAGCGACCCCTCCTTCGGGGCGGCCATCTCGGGCCAGTCGTTGCCGTTGTCCCACATCTCGACGATTTCGTTCCGGCCGGACTGGCCGATGACGAAGTTACCCTGCTTGAGCGACTTGATGTAGGTCGGGTCGGCCGCGACGTAGCCCTGCAGCAGGGGCTTCTGGTCTATCATCGTCTGCTTGACCTCGGAAATCTGGTCCTCCGAGAGCGTAATCTTGTCACCCTCGAACGCGTCGCGGTGACCCAGATAGAGCGCCGCGGCGCTCATCGCCTTGAAGTGGTTGTCGTACATGACGATGTTGCCCTCGTACTCGTCGGAGAACAGTTTCGCGTAGGTGGGTTCGTGGTCGTCCACTTTCCGAGAGTCGTAGGAGTAGCCGTACCAACCGAACCGAATCGGGACGCCGTACATGTTCCCGCCGTCCGTGAACTGGTTGTCGGCGAATCCCTTGAACACGTCGTAGGTGTCGCTGTAGTTCGAGACCACGTCCTCGGGCACCGAGTCCACGAGACCGGCGTCCATCATCTTCGGGACGTAGTTGTTGTTGGGAACCGCGATGTCGTACTGCGAGTTCTGACCCGAGTTCCACGACGAGAACATCTTCGACGAGGAGGTCGATTTCGTGAACTTGACCTCGACGTCGAGACGGCTCTCGATGTCCTTCTTGAGGTCGGCGTACTCCTCCCACGTCAGGATGTTGATGGTGGTCGTTCCGCCGCTCCCGCCGCCGAAGCCACCGACACACCCCGCAGTCAGGCCGAGGGCACCGGCGGCACCCGTCGCCTTGAGGAACGTCCGGCGGTCGTTACCGCGTCCGTTCGCCGTCTCCGATTCGTCGCCACTATCGTCCCAGCTCTTGGGCATGTCATGACACCTCAAAGAGCCGCGCCTTAGTTCTTACTCCACGTAATCATATAGATTACTGACAGTACGGCGGGTTTTTGAACCAAATAGCAAAATTCCACCGACCAGTTGTAGAGTATTTACGATGACTGCCGAGTGTTCCGAAACAGTTTATGCACAGTAGTGTGCTACGATGCCGTATGACAACAGGTGTCGATGAGCTGATAGCCCTCGACGGCGTCCGCAAGGAGTTCGGCGACGTGACTGCCGTCGAAGAGGTCAATCTGTCGGTGAACGAGGGTGAGTTCTTCTCGCTGGTCGGACCGTCCGGTTGCGGCAAGACCACCACGCTCCGGATGATAAGCGGGTTCGAGACGCCGACCAGAGGGTCGGTCCACATCGACGGCCGGGACATGGCGGGCGTGCCGCCGGACGCCCGGGACACCAACCTCGTCTTCCAGCACCATTCGCTGTTCCCGCACATGTCCGTCGGCGATAACGTCGCCTACGGTCTGGAGAAGTCCGGCGTCGAGCAGTCCGAACGCGAGCGGTACGTCACGGAGTACCTCGAACTCGTGGACCTCGACGGCTACGAGGACCGGAATCCCGACGACCTCTCGGGCGGTCAGCAACAGCGCGTCGCGCTGGCGCGGGCGCTCGTCAACGAACCCAGCGTCCTGCTGTTCGACGAACCGCTGTCGAGCCTCGACCGGAAACTCCGCAAGCAGATGCAGGTCGAGTTGCGCGAGATTCACGAGAAGACGCAGGGGGCGTTCTTCTACGTCACCCACGACCAAGAGGTCGCCATGACCCTCTCGGACCGCCTCGCCGTGATGAACGAGGGACGCATCGAACAGGTCGGCACGCCCGAAGAGATATACCGGGAACCCGCCAGCGAGTTCGTGGCGGACTTCATCGGAGATACCAACCTGCTCGACGGCCGCGCGACGAAAGAGAACGGTCGAACCACGGTCGAAGTCGGCGGCGAAGACGGCTTCTCGTTCACTCCCACTCAGAGCGTGGGCGACGGCGACGTGACCGTCTCCATCCGACCGGAGGACTTCCGACTCGCGGAGAACGGCGACGCGACCTTCGAGGCCGAAATCGTCGAACGGTACTTCCAAGGCGACCAGACCAACTACGTCGTGGACGCGGGTGCGGACGGTCTCTCGGACGTGCAGGTCGTCATGCAGGGTCGCGACAGTCCCGTTTCGCGGGGCGAGCGCGCGGGGTTCGCCGTCGCCGCGGATGCCCCGGTCGTCTTCGAGAAGTAGCGAGCGTCGCGTTCGCGGTCAGTACATCTCCGTTTTCGAGTACGAGTCACCGTCTCGACCCGAGTAATCGTCCGTGACGAACCGTGAACACTCTTAAAGGAGGCCTCCGAACGTCTGCACGTATGAGCTTCGACGAGATGGACGTGGACACGATTTGGATGGACGGCGAGTTCGTCGATTGGGACGAGGCACAAATCCACGTCCTCACGCACGGCCTGCACTACGGCAGCGGCGTGTTCGAGGGCGTCCGTTGTTACGACACCGAGAACGGACCGGCCATCTTCCGGTGGGACGAACACCTCGACCGACTCTACGAGTCGTGCAAGCCCTACGACCTCGAAATCGACCACGACCCCGAGGAACTGACGGCGGCGACCAAGGAACTCATCCGCCGACAGGACCTTGCGTCGTGCTACGTCCGACCCATCGCGTTCTACGGGTACGGCAGTCTCGGCGTCAGCCCCGGCGACAACCCGACGCAGACCGCCATCGCGGCGTGGCCGTGGGGCGCGTACCTCGGCGACGAAGCGCTCGAAAACGGTGTCGAAGTGATGGTGTCGTCGTGGCGCAAGCACGCCTCCAGCCAGATTCCGACCAACGCCAAGACCACGGGTCTCTACGTCAACAGCATGCTCGCGGGCGAGGAGGCCCGCCGGAACGGCTACGCCGAGGCAATCGTCCTCAACAAGGAGGGCAACGTCGCCGAGGGTCCGGGCGAGAACCTCTTCCTCGTCCGCGACGACGAGATATACACGCCCGGTCTCGCCGAGAGCATCCTCGACGGCATCACCCGCGATTCGGTCATCACGCTGGCCGAGGACATGGGCTACGAGGTCCACGACGGCGCGACCATCTCGCGGGGCGAACTCAACACCGCCGACGAACTGTTCTTCACCGGGTCGGCCGCCGAAGTCACGCCCATCCGGCAGGTGGACAACGTCGAAATCGGAGACGGCGGTCGCGGTCCCGTCACCGAAGAGATTCAGTCGCGGTTCTTCGACGTGGTGAACCGCCGCACCGACGACTACGAAGAGTGGTTCGACTACGTCGAAACGTAACGAAGCGACGCGATTCGTCGTAGAGTCAGTTCACTGGGGCGGCGGCGACTGCGTCTCTTTCTCGTCCTCGACGTCGATGGGAATCCCGGCCTCGCTGGTCTCGCCGAATCCGGCGCTGAGGATGCGGGTCAACGCGTCTTCGACGCTCTCGTCGGTCTCTTGGAAGTCGCTGGGTTCGACTTCGACGACGAACCCGGTGGTGATGTTCGGTGCGGTCGGGAGGAAGAGGAGTTCGCGGCCGTCGTCGGTCGTCTTGCCCGTCTTGAACGCGGTCATCCGCATCCCCGACCACACCTCCACTTTGACCGGGGCCTGCAGGTCGGTCGAGTCCGAGAGCGCGGTCTCGGCCGCCATCTTCGAGGCGTTGTAGACGACGCGGAGACCGGGGACCCGATTCATCACGCCGTCGATGGCACCTTCGACGAGCGACCCGACCGCGGTCCGCATCATGTATCCGACGCTGAGGACCAGCATCGAGAAGACGACGAGGACCGTCAGCACGCGCAGCGGGGGTTCGATGTCTTGGAGGATGGGAATCCCGGCGATGGCCAGATACAGGTACGCGATGATGTACGCCGACACCAAGAGGGGCAGGATGACGATGAGTCCACTTGCGACGTCGCGTTTCCACGAGGACATTTATCGGGAGTATCCGACCGCAGGTCCATAAACTAGATGCTATCCGTCCGACGAAGACAACGGAATCGTGTCGGTTCGGGTCGCTATCGAAGCGTCCGACGCCGAGGGGCGGACACTCGGGTCCGTCCTACCGCCCGACGATAGCCCGGAGTGCGAACAGCAGATTCTCCTTGCGCTCCATCACGCGCCGGTAGAAGTACGACAGCCACTTGTCGCCGTAGGGGACGTACTGCCAGACCTCGTACTCCTCGGCGAGGTCGTACTGGGCGTCCTCGCGCACGCCCATCAGCATCTGAATCTCGAAGTCGGTGCCGTACTCCTCGTAGAGGTCCTCGGCGTAGGCTATCATCTCGGGGTCGTGGCTCCCGACCGCGATGCCGCCGTCGAAGTTGCGGAACATGTATTCGAGTTGGCGCTCGTACGCCGCGTTGACCGCCGACTTCTCCCTGTACGCGACGTCGGCGGGCGGGTCGTAGGCCCCTTTCACGAGTCGGACCTTGCCGGGGAGGTCCGCGAGGCGTTCGAGGTCCTCGTCGGTCCGCTTGAGGTTCGCCTGCACGCAGACGCCGACGCCGCCCTCGTGCTTCCGGGCGAGTTTCTCGTAGATGTCGAGGGTCGCGTCGGTCGTGT
This window contains:
- a CDS encoding PotD/PotF family extracellular solute-binding protein, giving the protein MPKSWDDSGDESETANGRGNDRRTFLKATGAAGALGLTAGCVGGFGGGSGGTTTINILTWEEYADLKKDIESRLDVEVKFTKSTSSSKMFSSWNSGQNSQYDIAVPNNNYVPKMMDAGLVDSVPEDVVSNYSDTYDVFKGFADNQFTDGGNMYGVPIRFGWYGYSYDSRKVDDHEPTYAKLFSDEYEGNIVMYDNHFKAMSAAALYLGHRDAFEGDKITLSEDQISEVKQTMIDQKPLLQGYVAADPTYIKSLKQGNFVIGQSGRNEIVEMWDNGNDWPEMAAPKEGSLAWFESAVVSKESQNKETAWKVVNEFIAPELGAKLAKVGYSPSVNPNTQNHLSDEENEMYGAVDPSRLQEMIPFKAVENEDAWIKAWEEIKTA
- a CDS encoding ABC transporter ATP-binding protein, giving the protein MTTGVDELIALDGVRKEFGDVTAVEEVNLSVNEGEFFSLVGPSGCGKTTTLRMISGFETPTRGSVHIDGRDMAGVPPDARDTNLVFQHHSLFPHMSVGDNVAYGLEKSGVEQSERERYVTEYLELVDLDGYEDRNPDDLSGGQQQRVALARALVNEPSVLLFDEPLSSLDRKLRKQMQVELREIHEKTQGAFFYVTHDQEVAMTLSDRLAVMNEGRIEQVGTPEEIYREPASEFVADFIGDTNLLDGRATKENGRTTVEVGGEDGFSFTPTQSVGDGDVTVSIRPEDFRLAENGDATFEAEIVERYFQGDQTNYVVDAGADGLSDVQVVMQGRDSPVSRGERAGFAVAADAPVVFEK
- a CDS encoding branched-chain amino acid transaminase, with the translated sequence MSFDEMDVDTIWMDGEFVDWDEAQIHVLTHGLHYGSGVFEGVRCYDTENGPAIFRWDEHLDRLYESCKPYDLEIDHDPEELTAATKELIRRQDLASCYVRPIAFYGYGSLGVSPGDNPTQTAIAAWPWGAYLGDEALENGVEVMVSSWRKHASSQIPTNAKTTGLYVNSMLAGEEARRNGYAEAIVLNKEGNVAEGPGENLFLVRDDEIYTPGLAESILDGITRDSVITLAEDMGYEVHDGATISRGELNTADELFFTGSAAEVTPIRQVDNVEIGDGGRGPVTEEIQSRFFDVVNRRTDDYEEWFDYVET
- a CDS encoding DUF502 domain-containing protein — translated: MSSWKRDVASGLIVILPLLVSAYIIAYLYLAIAGIPILQDIEPPLRVLTVLVVFSMLVLSVGYMMRTAVGSLVEGAIDGVMNRVPGLRVVYNASKMAAETALSDSTDLQAPVKVEVWSGMRMTAFKTGKTTDDGRELLFLPTAPNITTGFVVEVEPSDFQETDESVEDALTRILSAGFGETSEAGIPIDVEDEKETQSPPPQ
- a CDS encoding proline dehydrogenase family protein, giving the protein MIPPIASRFVAGESPAEALDHARQLNDRNVKAILNLLGEHYDERRPADEDAEAYLRMVEDIESADVEACISVKPSQVGLDVGTEVFHENVERIADYAAERGVFVWIDMEDHDTTDATLDIYEKLARKHEGGVGVCVQANLKRTDEDLERLADLPGKVRLVKGAYDPPADVAYREKSAVNAAYERQLEYMFRNFDGGIAVGSHDPEMIAYAEDLYEEYGTDFEIQMLMGVREDAQYDLAEEYEVWQYVPYGDKWLSYFYRRVMERKENLLFALRAIVGR